One Actinomycetota bacterium DNA window includes the following coding sequences:
- a CDS encoding CocE/NonD family hydrolase, with product MAAGGPGAGGVRSGCGHRRGERPNNDDYADAAVVESLPYTDTRDISGATSEPLERLGSCTYPRQPHAVVPNVFYPSVWYRFEPAVDVQVTIDPTASDFTNWLIVWEGQDLLTQQEVTCNGFSGPIIVSSGPLTLNLDEGRSYAIQLLDGGGRDSVLKLRIEETGLPGVAQILPFEVEADDGTPLRGHVYLPEGEGLFAPVLEYSPYWNTAYGPSESFTDDHNGHVTMVRWLRPLMDAGFAVALVNMRGTGESGGCMQWGGPVDSSDVATVIEALADAEWSTGRVGMYGLSFPGWSQMLALASDDAPSLKAVVPVSPVTDLWNLYTNNGATRESRHTRQPLWTALLTTGGLAPVAIQTGVPFVPDTGPDHVACPRYGEEVVHSPPVWNGDRTAYWQERDLRPLIDGTKVAVFATVGLRLFKGDGSGGWDGHISQLDGVWDLLGPHRRFMLGQWGHGFPTRADFDRMAVAWLDRYLRGGSASAIAPPGVVDYQDDAGAWHSARQWPPRAEATTLWLSGDDLVTDQSQMEPSTRSFLSSDQVPCAGVCLRPVAGRAPGCLGDHLVYVSEPLAEEVVIAGHYTVDLTIESTLPDGTLTSFLYHTHADDPCASADHTESGQAITDLRHVFVDEGADFPVDTPTDITLTSMPLASRIPAGHQLVLTVGSAGWNTVPDPYRPVLTVTTGPGTVSALTLPIVEGTLTTTG from the coding sequence GTGGCTGCTGGTGGTCCCGGCGCTGGTGGGGTTCGTTCCGGCTGTGGTCACCGGCGAGGCGAGCGCCCGAACAACGACGACTACGCCGACGCGGCGGTGGTCGAGTCGCTGCCGTACACCGACACCCGGGACATCAGCGGCGCCACGTCCGAGCCGTTGGAGAGGCTCGGGAGCTGTACGTACCCGCGGCAGCCACACGCCGTCGTGCCCAACGTCTTCTATCCGTCGGTGTGGTACCGGTTCGAGCCGGCGGTCGACGTGCAGGTCACGATCGACCCCACGGCCAGCGACTTCACGAACTGGTTGATCGTGTGGGAGGGCCAGGACCTCCTGACCCAGCAGGAGGTGACCTGCAACGGCTTCTCGGGACCCATCATCGTGAGCTCTGGACCCCTCACGTTGAACCTCGACGAGGGACGTTCGTACGCGATCCAGCTCCTCGACGGCGGCGGTCGCGACTCGGTCCTGAAGTTGCGGATCGAGGAAACGGGCCTTCCGGGCGTGGCCCAGATCCTGCCGTTCGAGGTGGAGGCCGACGACGGCACGCCGCTGCGCGGTCACGTGTACCTCCCCGAAGGGGAGGGACTGTTCGCGCCGGTACTGGAGTACAGCCCGTACTGGAACACCGCCTACGGCCCCAGCGAGTCCTTCACCGACGACCACAACGGCCACGTCACGATGGTGCGATGGCTGCGGCCACTGATGGACGCCGGCTTCGCCGTGGCGCTGGTGAACATGCGCGGCACCGGCGAGAGCGGCGGTTGCATGCAGTGGGGCGGCCCGGTCGACTCGTCCGACGTGGCCACGGTGATCGAGGCGCTCGCGGACGCGGAGTGGAGCACCGGCAGGGTCGGCATGTACGGGCTGAGCTTCCCCGGGTGGAGCCAGATGCTCGCACTCGCCAGCGACGACGCGCCGTCGCTGAAGGCGGTCGTCCCGGTCAGTCCGGTCACCGACCTGTGGAACCTCTACACGAACAACGGGGCCACGCGGGAGTCGCGCCATACCCGTCAGCCGCTGTGGACCGCCCTGCTGACGACCGGGGGCCTTGCACCCGTGGCCATCCAGACCGGTGTCCCGTTCGTGCCCGACACCGGACCCGACCACGTCGCCTGCCCCCGCTACGGCGAGGAGGTCGTGCACTCTCCGCCGGTCTGGAACGGCGACCGCACGGCGTACTGGCAGGAGCGGGACCTGCGCCCGCTGATCGACGGGACGAAGGTGGCCGTGTTCGCCACCGTGGGCCTCCGGTTGTTCAAGGGTGACGGCAGCGGCGGCTGGGACGGTCACATCTCCCAGCTCGACGGGGTCTGGGACCTGCTCGGCCCGCACCGGCGGTTCATGCTCGGCCAGTGGGGCCACGGCTTCCCCACCCGCGCCGACTTCGACCGGATGGCGGTGGCGTGGCTGGACCGCTACCTGCGCGGCGGGTCCGCCTCGGCGATCGCGCCGCCCGGCGTCGTGGACTACCAGGACGACGCCGGCGCGTGGCACAGCGCCCGGCAGTGGCCGCCCCGCGCCGAGGCGACCACGCTGTGGCTCAGCGGCGACGATCTTGTCACCGACCAGTCCCAAATGGAGCCATCGACCCGCTCGTTCCTGTCTAGCGACCAGGTGCCCTGCGCCGGGGTCTGTCTGCGCCCGGTCGCCGGTCGCGCGCCCGGCTGCCTCGGTGACCACCTCGTGTACGTCTCCGAGCCGCTGGCCGAGGAGGTCGTCATCGCCGGGCACTACACCGTCGACCTGACCATCGAGAGCACCCTGCCCGACGGGACGCTGACCTCGTTCCTGTACCACACCCACGCCGACGACCCGTGCGCGTCGGCGGACCACACCGAGTCGGGGCAGGCGATCACCGACCTGCGACACGTGTTCGTCGACGAGGGTGCGGACTTCCCGGTCGACACCCCGACCGACATCACCCTGACCAGCATGCCCCTGGCCAGCCGCATCCCCGCCGGCCACCAGCTCGTGCTCACCGTCGGCTCGGCCGGGTGGAACACCGTGCCCGACCCCTACCGCCCAGTCCTGACCGTCACCACGGGCCCCGGCACCGTCAGCGCCCTGACCCTGCCGATCGTCGAGGGCACCTTGACGACCACGGGCTGA
- a CDS encoding HAMP domain-containing histidine kinase, giving the protein MAAAVTEGDPAASADLLRPVVALKGELDAVAVLVTDGTPLASLGSAGTPSGMTFDASSSFIAAALASEDGNKHAGFVATGASTMLAIAAPICSGTDPCAPVGAAVVAQDLSDVLEGLAAGDLAARLDGGGLTLFDEAGRPLAATGTTPSVAEDTGPEPDRLVRVVGEVSGSEVHTLYAPYGLQGEARGTVAVTLSAESAFADLRGTGLRLTLVLLLALVGIVAVGALVSRGILRQVRPLVEANKRLGSGDLTARVPIVSGDEIGEVASGLNQMAEQLQASYATLESRVEQRTAEVERLLRQRTEFFASLSHELRTPLAIILSQSDLLLLEADEGEVADTGRAIRQSAAQLLGVVSEILELARAESGTLEVEPEPVALAEFVADLHPTLAGLTRAGEIDLTVDIGEDLPVVAADRERLREIVINLVDNAVKYSPPGSEVRVTAEAEEDHVAVLVADAGLGIPDGVGDQLFEPFFRVQRTAPRTGQASTGLGLALTRRLVEAHGGEITYDSTLGAGTTFRFTLPIAVAGAASGVASNGAVHRTRARR; this is encoded by the coding sequence ATGGCGGCCGCGGTCACCGAGGGCGACCCCGCGGCGTCGGCGGACCTGCTGCGTCCCGTGGTGGCCCTGAAGGGGGAGCTCGACGCGGTCGCGGTCCTCGTCACGGACGGGACACCGCTCGCGTCGCTGGGATCCGCCGGTACACCCAGCGGCATGACGTTCGATGCGAGCAGCTCGTTCATCGCCGCGGCACTGGCGAGCGAGGATGGCAACAAGCACGCCGGGTTCGTGGCTACCGGCGCATCCACGATGTTGGCCATCGCGGCACCGATCTGCTCCGGCACCGACCCGTGCGCCCCGGTCGGGGCGGCGGTCGTCGCCCAGGACCTGAGCGATGTCCTGGAGGGCCTGGCAGCGGGCGATCTGGCGGCGCGTCTCGACGGTGGTGGCCTGACGCTGTTCGACGAGGCGGGGCGACCGCTGGCCGCGACCGGCACGACGCCGTCGGTTGCAGAGGACACCGGGCCGGAACCCGACCGGCTCGTGCGTGTCGTCGGCGAGGTCAGCGGGTCGGAGGTGCACACGCTCTACGCCCCGTACGGCCTGCAGGGCGAGGCTCGCGGGACGGTGGCCGTCACGCTGTCCGCCGAGTCGGCCTTCGCCGACCTCCGGGGCACGGGCCTGCGACTGACCCTCGTGCTGCTGCTCGCGCTCGTCGGCATCGTCGCGGTCGGGGCGCTGGTGTCACGCGGGATCCTGCGCCAGGTCCGGCCGCTGGTGGAGGCCAACAAGCGCCTCGGGTCGGGTGACCTGACCGCCCGGGTCCCGATCGTCAGTGGTGACGAGATCGGCGAGGTCGCCAGCGGGCTGAACCAGATGGCCGAGCAGCTCCAGGCCAGCTACGCGACGCTCGAGTCGCGCGTGGAGCAGCGCACCGCCGAGGTCGAGCGGCTGCTGCGGCAACGCACCGAGTTCTTCGCGTCGCTCAGCCACGAGCTACGGACCCCGCTGGCGATCATCCTCAGCCAGTCGGACCTGCTGCTGCTGGAGGCGGACGAGGGCGAAGTCGCCGACACCGGGCGGGCCATCCGCCAGTCGGCCGCGCAGCTCCTCGGCGTCGTGTCCGAGATCCTCGAACTCGCCCGCGCCGAGAGCGGCACCCTCGAGGTCGAGCCGGAGCCCGTCGCGCTGGCCGAGTTCGTGGCCGACCTCCACCCGACCCTCGCCGGCTTGACCCGTGCCGGCGAGATCGATCTCACCGTGGACATCGGGGAGGATCTACCCGTCGTCGCCGCGGATCGGGAGCGCCTCCGCGAGATCGTGATCAACCTCGTGGACAACGCGGTCAAGTACAGCCCCCCCGGGAGCGAGGTGAGGGTCACGGCAGAAGCCGAGGAGGACCATGTCGCCGTGCTCGTCGCCGACGCCGGCCTCGGGATCCCCGACGGCGTGGGCGACCAGCTGTTCGAGCCCTTCTTCCGTGTCCAACGCACTGCCCCACGTACCGGCCAGGCATCGACCGGCCTCGGACTGGCGTTGACCCGCCGGCTGGTCGAGGCACACGGTGGCGAGATCACCTACGACAGCACCCTCGGCGCCGGCACGACCTTCCGCTTCACCCTGCCGATCGCCGTTGCGGGTGCTGCAAGCGGGGTCGCGTCGAACGGGGCGGTTCACCGCACCCGCGCTCGCCGCTAG